ACTGTCCTGGTGAACGGACTCCCCGGACTCCTGGACCCGGGCTTCCTCACCACCTCCATGAACGGGGTCACCGGCGCCTTCGACAATAAGAGCGTTGAAGAGGGTGCGCCCGTAGTGGGCGGCATCTACCACGCCCTCATGGGCACCATCCAGATCACCCTGCTGGCCACGGTTATCTCGGTTCCGGTGGGCCTGCTGACCGCGATCTACCTCGTGGAGTATGGCGAGGACCGTCCGCTGGCCCGGGCCATCACGTTCTTTGTGGACGTCATGACGGGTATCCCGTCAATCGTTGCCGGCCTCTTCGCCGCCGCTTTCTTCTTCGCCGTCGTGGGGCCCGGGACCAAGACGGGAGCCGTTGCAGCCGTCGCGCTTTCCGTCCTCATGATCCCGGTGGTGGTGCGCTCCAGCGAGGAAATGCTCAAGATCGTCCCCAACGAACTTCGTGAAGCGGCGTACGCCCTGGGCGTCCGCAAGTGGCGCACCATCCTCAAGGTGGTCATTCCGACGGCGATCTCCGGCATTGCGTCCGGCGTCACCCTGGCGATTGCCCGAGTGATTGGCGAAACCGCCCCAATCCTGGTGACCGCAGGCTTCGCCACGTCCATCAACAACAATGTGTTCGGCGGCTGGATGGCCTCGCTGCCTACCTTCATCTACACGCAGATCCTGAACCCCACCTCGCCGTCCAACCCGGATCCGTCCTCGCAGCGGGCCTGGGGCGCCGCGCTGGTGCTCATCATCCTGGTCATGCTCCTGAATCTCGGCGCACGGCTCATCGCCAGGATCTTCGCACCCAAGACCGGCCGCTAGCTCCGCCGGTAAAATTCAATTCGTATCCAGCAAGTGAAGGAATACCATGTCTAAGCGCATCGACGTCAAGGATTTGAACGTCTACTACGGCAAGTTCCTGGCCGTTGAGGACGTCAACATCAACATCGAAGCCAAGTCCGTCACGGCATTCATCGGCCCGTCCGGCTGTGGCAAGTCCACGTTCCTGCGGACGCTGAACCGCATGCACGAAGTGATTCCGGGCGCCCGGGTTGAAGGCGAAGTGCTGCTGGACGGAGACAACCTCTACGGACCGGGCGTGGACCCCGTGACCGTCCGCTCGCAGATCGGCATGGTGTTCCAGCGGCCCAACCCGTTCCCCACCATGTCCATCCGGGACAACGTCCTGGC
Above is a window of Arthrobacter sp. FB24 DNA encoding:
- the pstA gene encoding phosphate ABC transporter permease PstA translates to MTSTLTPVRKRSALTKGQLPKFAPYVVLAIALVVGAAILAVIGFNAFGWGIVSAILFTAGLVGWSAAVEGGRRAKDKLATCLVVGSFLVALLPLISVIWTVLVNGLPGLLDPGFLTTSMNGVTGAFDNKSVEEGAPVVGGIYHALMGTIQITLLATVISVPVGLLTAIYLVEYGEDRPLARAITFFVDVMTGIPSIVAGLFAAAFFFAVVGPGTKTGAVAAVALSVLMIPVVVRSSEEMLKIVPNELREAAYALGVRKWRTILKVVIPTAISGIASGVTLAIARVIGETAPILVTAGFATSINNNVFGGWMASLPTFIYTQILNPTSPSNPDPSSQRAWGAALVLIILVMLLNLGARLIARIFAPKTGR